A genomic window from Mesorhizobium sp. 131-2-1 includes:
- the phoU gene encoding phosphate signaling complex protein PhoU produces the protein MQSVHIVSAYDEELKYLSKRIAAMGGHAERMVEQAITALVNADPGLAQKVIRDDQVLDEGQREIDDKAIVIIAKRQPMATDLREIVGAIRISADIERVGDLGKNVAKRVAAVIDGRQPTSLFRGLEALADLALTQLKEVLDVYASRSVEKIGFVRDRDDQIDAMYTSLFRELLTYMMEDPRNITPCTHLLFCAKNIERIGDHATNIAETIYYIVTGDQMPAERPKGDKTDKVVVPGMLPVK, from the coding sequence ATGCAGTCCGTGCATATCGTCAGCGCCTATGACGAAGAGCTGAAATACCTGTCGAAGCGGATCGCTGCGATGGGTGGCCATGCCGAGCGCATGGTCGAGCAGGCGATCACCGCTTTGGTCAACGCCGATCCCGGCCTCGCCCAGAAGGTCATCCGGGACGATCAGGTCCTCGATGAAGGGCAGCGCGAGATCGACGACAAGGCGATCGTCATCATCGCCAAGCGCCAGCCGATGGCGACGGACCTGCGCGAGATCGTCGGCGCCATCCGCATTTCTGCCGATATCGAGCGCGTCGGCGACCTCGGCAAGAATGTCGCCAAGCGCGTGGCGGCCGTCATCGACGGGCGCCAGCCGACCAGCCTGTTCCGCGGTCTCGAGGCCTTGGCCGACCTCGCCTTGACGCAGCTCAAGGAAGTGCTCGACGTCTATGCCTCGCGCTCGGTGGAGAAGATCGGCTTCGTGCGCGACCGCGACGACCAGATCGACGCCATGTACACCTCGCTGTTTCGCGAGCTTTTGACCTACATGATGGAAGATCCGCGCAACATCACGCCCTGCACGCATCTCCTGTTCTGCGCCAAGAACATCGAGCGCATCGGTGATCACGCCACCAACATCGCCGAGACCATCTACTACATCGTCACCGGCGACCAGATGCCGGCCGAGCGGCCGAAGGGCGACAAGACGGACAAGGTCGTTGTTCCCGGCATGCTGCCGGTGAAGTGA
- a CDS encoding magnesium and cobalt transport protein CorA, protein MENVRNLTPAPAPTSGIIASSVYTAGRRIADIPIEEAGDWAKKPDHVVWIGLLEPDRNLLLRVQAQFHLHDLAIEDAEHPHQRPKIEQYGDALFIVARTAQLIDGRVTFGETHLFVGAGYIVSVRHGPSTSYAAVRQHWESCPHSLAKGEDFVLYAILDFIVDNYMPVLEQIEDEVEAIEDKVLLRPMTGSDIERLYMLRRDLLRLRNAALPLVEVCRRLTSADLPQINASMHPLFRDVTDHIRTVQEKIDSLREVLAFAFEASLLVGQSQETAISKKLASWAAILAVPTAFAGIYGMNFNDMPELHMEYGYPTVLVAIALICSFLYWRFRKNGWL, encoded by the coding sequence ATGGAAAACGTTCGAAACCTCACTCCGGCTCCTGCGCCGACGTCCGGCATTATCGCGTCAAGCGTCTATACGGCCGGCCGGCGTATCGCCGACATTCCGATCGAGGAGGCCGGCGACTGGGCCAAGAAGCCGGACCATGTCGTCTGGATCGGACTTCTGGAGCCGGATCGCAACCTGTTGCTGCGCGTCCAGGCGCAATTCCATCTGCACGATCTGGCGATCGAGGATGCCGAGCATCCGCACCAGCGGCCGAAGATCGAGCAATATGGCGACGCCCTGTTCATCGTCGCGCGCACCGCCCAGTTGATCGACGGCCGGGTCACCTTCGGCGAGACGCACCTGTTCGTCGGCGCCGGCTACATCGTCAGCGTCAGGCATGGACCCTCGACATCCTATGCCGCGGTCCGCCAGCATTGGGAAAGCTGCCCGCATTCGCTCGCCAAGGGCGAGGACTTCGTCCTTTATGCCATCCTCGACTTCATCGTCGACAACTACATGCCCGTGCTGGAGCAGATCGAGGACGAGGTCGAGGCGATCGAGGACAAGGTGCTGCTCAGGCCAATGACCGGCTCCGACATCGAGCGGCTCTATATGCTGCGCCGCGATCTCTTGCGGCTGCGCAACGCGGCTCTGCCGCTGGTGGAGGTCTGCCGCCGGCTGACCAGCGCCGACCTGCCGCAGATCAATGCCTCCATGCACCCGCTGTTCCGCGACGTGACTGACCATATCCGTACGGTCCAGGAAAAGATCGACAGCCTGCGCGAGGTGCTGGCCTTCGCTTTCGAAGCCAGTCTTCTGGTCGGCCAGAGTCAGGAAACGGCGATATCCAAGAAGCTCGCCTCATGGGCCGCCATCCTGGCGGTGCCGACCGCCTTCGCCGGCATTTACGGCATGAATTTCAACGACATGCCGGAACTGCATATGGAATATGGCTATCCGACGGTGCTGGTGGCGATCGCGCTGATCTGCTCGTTCCTGTACTGGCGGTTTCGCAAGAATGGATGGCTGTGA
- a CDS encoding transporter substrate-binding domain-containing protein yields MVIALSMLVAAQFFAAMTFATEPQVPVLWDAKERLPKPDLSALPRLRFLTTTDFPPFNFLDGGGRLSGFHVDLARAICAELGIAEKCQIQALPWAELDEALQKGEGEAIIAGIAATPETRTKYAFSRSYLQFPARFIMPKAKAFAEPILDKLRSKRVGVIAGSAHEKMLRDYFGTVQVVPFDTPEALFGDLKAGKIDAAFGDGMRFAFWLGGTDAAGCCRFAGGPYLAPEYLGSGMAIATRAGDPALAAAMDYALQEISIKGTFAEFYLRYFPVSFF; encoded by the coding sequence ATGGTCATCGCCCTGTCGATGCTTGTAGCGGCGCAGTTTTTTGCCGCCATGACATTTGCAACCGAGCCGCAGGTGCCGGTGCTCTGGGACGCCAAGGAGCGGCTGCCGAAGCCCGACCTCTCGGCGCTGCCGCGCCTCAGATTCCTCACCACCACCGACTTCCCGCCGTTCAACTTCCTCGACGGCGGCGGCCGGCTGTCCGGTTTCCATGTCGACCTGGCGCGGGCGATCTGCGCCGAGCTCGGCATCGCCGAGAAGTGCCAGATCCAGGCGCTGCCCTGGGCCGAGCTCGACGAGGCGCTGCAGAAAGGCGAAGGCGAAGCCATCATCGCCGGCATCGCCGCCACGCCGGAGACGCGGACGAAATATGCCTTCTCGCGCTCCTATCTGCAGTTCCCGGCGCGCTTCATCATGCCGAAGGCCAAGGCCTTCGCGGAGCCGATCCTCGACAAGCTGCGCAGCAAGCGGGTCGGCGTCATCGCCGGCTCGGCGCATGAGAAGATGCTGCGCGACTATTTCGGCACCGTCCAGGTCGTGCCCTTCGACACGCCGGAAGCGCTCTTTGGCGACCTCAAGGCAGGCAAGATCGACGCTGCCTTCGGCGACGGCATGCGCTTTGCCTTCTGGCTGGGTGGCACCGACGCGGCCGGCTGCTGCCGCTTCGCCGGCGGGCCCTACCTGGCGCCGGAATATCTGGGTTCGGGCATGGCGATTGCCACCCGCGCCGGCGATCCGGCACTGGCGGCGGCCATGGACTACGCCCTGCAGGAAATCTCGATCAAAGGGACCTTCGCCGAGTTCTACCTGCGCTATTTCCCGGTGAGCTTCTTCTGA
- a CDS encoding ATP-binding protein codes for MAELNAEHKGTAQPVAARLWASRWLLAAGFVAVFAVYGLAGTSAYVLVAAIALLLAAALLPSGGARQSIENAAAIEAGGLERLSGEYLAAAVADPLIIFDRTATIVHANAAAFAAFGGIAPGMSLSLKFRAPEMQALLDSVLSGTVASDVVDYTEKLPVERAYRVSASSVGHATDLFVLVFKDQSEARRIDRMRADFIANASHELRTPLASISGFIETLRGPARGDPAARDQFLQIMQNQTGRMARLIDDLLSLSRLEMKPYLKPGTEVDLRQTIDSVIDSLAPLARENGVVIERDFVEGPLDVPGDRDELFQVFENLLENACKYGQSGGRVTVSIARDGTGPEQGIDVTIQDYGPGIPEEHIPRITERFYRVDVESSRTQKGTGLGLSIVKHILTRHNARLSIKSEVGKGAAFSVHLPAA; via the coding sequence ATGGCTGAGCTGAACGCGGAGCACAAAGGCACGGCGCAACCGGTAGCCGCGCGGCTGTGGGCGAGCCGCTGGCTGCTTGCCGCCGGCTTCGTCGCGGTTTTCGCCGTCTACGGCCTTGCCGGCACATCGGCCTATGTGCTCGTGGCGGCGATTGCGCTGCTGCTGGCGGCCGCGCTGCTTCCGTCGGGCGGCGCCCGGCAGTCGATCGAGAACGCGGCGGCGATCGAGGCAGGCGGCTTGGAGCGGCTTTCCGGCGAATACCTCGCGGCCGCCGTCGCCGATCCGTTGATCATCTTCGACCGCACCGCCACCATCGTCCACGCCAACGCCGCCGCTTTCGCTGCTTTCGGCGGCATCGCGCCGGGCATGTCGCTGTCGCTGAAATTCCGCGCCCCCGAAATGCAGGCCTTGCTGGACAGCGTCCTGTCGGGGACAGTCGCGTCCGATGTTGTCGACTACACCGAAAAGCTGCCGGTCGAGCGGGCCTATCGCGTCAGCGCATCCTCTGTCGGCCACGCCACCGACCTCTTTGTGCTGGTGTTCAAGGACCAGAGCGAGGCGCGCCGGATCGACAGGATGCGCGCCGATTTCATCGCCAATGCCAGCCATGAGCTGCGCACGCCGCTTGCCTCGATATCGGGCTTCATCGAGACGCTGCGCGGGCCGGCCCGCGGTGATCCGGCGGCGCGCGACCAGTTCCTGCAGATCATGCAGAACCAGACCGGCCGCATGGCCCGCCTGATCGACGATCTCTTGTCGCTGTCGCGGCTGGAGATGAAGCCCTATCTCAAGCCGGGAACCGAGGTCGATCTTCGCCAGACCATCGACAGCGTCATCGACTCGCTGGCGCCGCTTGCCCGTGAGAACGGCGTCGTCATCGAGCGCGACTTCGTCGAAGGACCGCTCGACGTGCCGGGCGACCGCGACGAGCTCTTCCAGGTCTTCGAGAATCTCCTGGAGAACGCCTGCAAATACGGACAGTCGGGCGGGCGCGTCACGGTGTCGATCGCGCGCGACGGGACCGGCCCCGAACAGGGCATCGACGTCACCATCCAGGATTACGGTCCCGGCATCCCCGAAGAGCACATCCCGCGCATCACCGAGCGCTTCTACCGGGTCGATGTCGAAAGCAGCCGCACCCAGAAGGGCACCGGCCTCGGCCTGTCGATCGTCAAGCACATACTGACGCGCCACAACGCCAGGCTGTCGATCAAGTCGGAAGTCGGCAAGGGCGCGGCGTTCTCGGTCCATTTGCCGGCGGCCTGA
- the argF gene encoding ornithine carbamoyltransferase gives MSVRHFTDLSAVSEGDLRFMLDDAVVRKARLKAGERTRPLEGKVLAMIFDKPSTRTRVSFDVGMRQLGGETIMLTGTEMQLGRSETIADTAKVLSRYVDAIMIRTTSHERLLELTENATVPVINGLTDDTHPCQLMADIMTFEEHRGPVAGKTFAWTGDGNNVLHSLLEASARFRFNLNVAVPEGSEPDEKHIDWSKANGGKLNFTRSAEEAVHQADCIVTDCWVSMGQEHRARGHNVFLPYQVNAALMAKAKPDALFMHCLPAHRGEEVTDEVIDGPHSVVFDEAENRLHAQKAVLAWCLGA, from the coding sequence ATGTCCGTTCGCCATTTCACCGACCTCTCCGCCGTTTCCGAAGGCGATCTGCGCTTCATGCTTGACGACGCGGTGGTGCGAAAGGCCAGGCTCAAGGCCGGCGAGCGCACCAGGCCGCTCGAAGGCAAGGTGCTGGCGATGATCTTCGACAAACCGTCGACCCGCACGCGCGTGTCCTTCGACGTCGGCATGCGCCAGCTTGGCGGCGAAACCATCATGCTGACCGGCACCGAGATGCAGCTCGGCCGTTCCGAGACGATCGCCGACACGGCCAAGGTGCTGTCGCGCTATGTCGACGCCATCATGATCCGCACGACCTCGCATGAGCGGCTGCTGGAGCTGACCGAGAACGCCACGGTTCCCGTCATCAACGGGCTGACCGACGACACCCATCCCTGCCAGCTGATGGCCGACATCATGACCTTCGAGGAACATCGCGGTCCGGTGGCAGGCAAGACCTTTGCCTGGACCGGCGACGGCAACAATGTGCTGCATTCGCTGCTCGAGGCCTCGGCGCGGTTCCGCTTCAACCTCAACGTGGCCGTGCCGGAAGGCAGCGAGCCCGACGAGAAGCACATCGACTGGTCGAAGGCCAATGGCGGCAAGCTGAACTTCACCCGCTCGGCCGAGGAGGCTGTCCACCAAGCCGATTGCATTGTCACCGACTGCTGGGTGTCGATGGGCCAGGAGCATCGCGCGCGCGGCCACAACGTCTTCCTGCCCTATCAGGTCAATGCGGCGCTGATGGCGAAGGCCAAGCCCGACGCGCTGTTCATGCACTGCCTGCCGGCGCATCGCGGCGAGGAGGTGACCGACGAGGTCATCGACGGCCCGCATTCGGTGGTGTTCGACGAGGCCGAGAATCGGCTGCACGCCCAGAAGGCGGTTTTGGCCTGGTGTCTGGGAGCTTGA
- the ppk2 gene encoding polyphosphate kinase 2, whose translation MKKAKESPAAAPAQGPLKIRIGGKEREFDIENPVLPDWIEDNKLTAGGYPYDKKLKSEEYDATLEQLQIELVKAQAWLQATGKRVMALFEGRDAAGKGGTIFVLRQYMNPRTARNVALTKPTPPELGQWYYQRYVDHFPTSGEFVTFDRSWYNRAGVEPVMGFCTPEQHEKFLDETPHFERMICNEGIHFFKFWLNIGRETQLERFHDRRWSPLKNWKFSPIDVAGINKWDDYTKARDLMVERTHKEFAPWIIVRANDKRRARLAVIRRILSSLPYDGRDLDIVGKEDKKIIGEGPSFLEK comes from the coding sequence ATGAAAAAAGCCAAGGAAAGTCCCGCCGCGGCGCCGGCACAGGGTCCGCTGAAAATCAGGATCGGCGGCAAGGAGCGTGAATTCGACATCGAGAACCCGGTGCTTCCGGACTGGATCGAGGACAACAAGCTGACCGCCGGCGGCTATCCCTACGACAAGAAGTTGAAGAGTGAGGAGTATGACGCGACGCTCGAGCAGTTGCAGATCGAGCTGGTCAAGGCGCAGGCCTGGCTGCAGGCGACCGGCAAGCGGGTGATGGCGCTGTTCGAGGGTCGTGACGCCGCTGGCAAGGGCGGCACGATCTTCGTGCTGCGCCAATACATGAACCCGCGCACGGCGCGCAATGTGGCGCTGACCAAGCCGACGCCGCCGGAGCTCGGCCAATGGTATTACCAGCGCTATGTCGACCATTTCCCGACATCGGGCGAGTTCGTGACCTTCGACCGCTCCTGGTACAACCGCGCCGGCGTCGAGCCGGTGATGGGCTTCTGCACGCCCGAGCAGCACGAGAAATTCCTCGACGAGACACCGCATTTCGAGCGGATGATCTGCAACGAAGGCATCCACTTCTTCAAATTCTGGCTGAACATCGGCCGGGAAACCCAGCTCGAACGCTTCCACGACCGCCGCTGGAGCCCGCTGAAGAACTGGAAGTTCTCGCCGATCGACGTCGCCGGCATCAACAAATGGGACGATTACACCAAGGCGCGCGACCTCATGGTCGAACGCACGCACAAGGAGTTCGCGCCCTGGATCATCGTGCGGGCCAATGACAAGCGGCGGGCTCGGCTGGCCGTGATCAGGCGCATCCTGTCGTCGCTGCCCTATGACGGGCGCGACCTCGATATTGTCGGCAAGGAAGACAAGAAGATCATCGGCGAAGGGCCATCATTCCTAGAGAAGTAG
- a CDS encoding GcrA family cell cycle regulator — protein sequence MNWTDERVELLRKLWSEGLSASQIAAQLGGVSRNAVIGKVHRLKLSGRGRATASPARQKKTVQGSSIQKSVSRAATATRHVTTSIGATALQAQFDAEPVARHYIRPVENVVVPISRHLQLVELTERTCKWPNGDPLSEDFNFCGNDAGETGPYCKYHARVAFQPAAERRRNR from the coding sequence ATGAACTGGACTGACGAGCGGGTCGAACTTCTCAGGAAACTGTGGTCGGAAGGGCTGAGCGCCAGCCAGATTGCCGCACAGCTTGGGGGCGTCAGCCGCAATGCGGTCATCGGCAAGGTGCATCGCCTGAAGCTGTCGGGCCGCGGCCGCGCGACGGCCAGCCCAGCGCGCCAGAAGAAGACCGTGCAGGGATCGTCCATCCAGAAATCGGTATCGCGCGCCGCTACCGCCACGCGCCATGTCACCACCTCGATCGGCGCGACCGCGCTGCAGGCGCAGTTCGACGCCGAGCCGGTGGCGCGCCACTACATCCGCCCGGTGGAAAACGTGGTCGTGCCGATCTCGCGGCATCTGCAGCTGGTCGAGCTGACCGAACGCACCTGCAAATGGCCGAATGGCGACCCGCTGTCGGAAGACTTCAACTTCTGCGGCAACGACGCCGGCGAAACCGGGCCGTACTGCAAATATCATGCAAGGGTGGCGTTCCAGCCGGCGGCGGAGCGCAGGCGGAACAGGTAG
- a CDS encoding helix-turn-helix transcriptional regulator — protein sequence MGHFDRTLEYIDQLQHANTAAAVCERLLGVTSNFGLTALMAGTVPHPGTPRGQQKDHVLLCDWPGEWLERYVARNYVDHDPVVSHMKQLQAPFQWREAAEGIRIDKSSGEVMGDAREFKLRDGLAFPLITLDGQIVMVSLGGEAVELSESEFGIVSLVATYAIGRAMQIHTMAAKTIDHIELTPRERECLQWAAVGKSEWEISQILGISEHTSEKHLLNAKSKLGAVNRVQAVAEAIRRGYIS from the coding sequence ATGGGTCATTTTGATCGCACACTGGAATACATCGATCAGCTGCAGCACGCCAACACGGCGGCCGCGGTCTGTGAAAGGCTGCTTGGCGTCACGTCGAACTTCGGCCTGACGGCGCTAATGGCTGGAACGGTTCCGCACCCGGGCACGCCGCGCGGCCAGCAGAAGGACCACGTCCTGCTCTGCGACTGGCCGGGCGAGTGGCTGGAGCGCTATGTGGCGCGCAACTACGTCGATCACGATCCCGTCGTCAGTCACATGAAGCAGCTTCAGGCGCCGTTCCAATGGCGGGAGGCCGCGGAAGGTATCCGCATCGACAAGAGCAGCGGCGAGGTGATGGGCGACGCCAGGGAGTTCAAGCTGCGCGACGGCCTGGCTTTCCCGCTGATCACGCTCGACGGGCAAATCGTCATGGTGTCGCTGGGCGGCGAGGCCGTTGAATTGTCCGAGTCGGAGTTCGGTATCGTGTCGCTCGTGGCGACCTATGCGATCGGCCGCGCCATGCAAATCCACACCATGGCCGCCAAGACCATCGATCACATCGAATTGACGCCGCGCGAACGCGAATGCCTGCAATGGGCCGCCGTCGGCAAGTCCGAATGGGAAATATCTCAAATTCTAGGTATCTCGGAACACACTTCCGAGAAACACCTTCTTAACGCCAAAAGCAAACTCGGTGCCGTCAACAGGGTGCAAGCCGTCGCGGAAGCGATTAGGCGCGGCTATATTAGCTAG
- a CDS encoding aspartate aminotransferase family protein, with product MSGSALYETFARAPLAFDRGEGTWLVTDKGERYLDFAGGIAVNSLGHSHPHLVSALTEQAAKLWHVSNLYEIPEQRRLGERLVEATFADKVFFTNSGAEALECAIKTARRYHFVNGHPERFRIITFEGAFHGRTLATIAAGGQYKYLEGFGPKVEGFDQVGFDDIDAAEKAITPETAAILIEPVQGEGGIRPVPTQSLKRLRQLCDQHGLLLIFDEVQCGIGRTGKLFAHEWSGVTPDLMAIAKGIGAGFPLGACLATDEAAVGMTAGVHGTTFGGNPLAMAVGNAVLDVVLEEGFLEDVQRKALLLKQGLAGVADEFPEVIEGIRGTGLMLGLKCVMPNTKVNMALRDQHLLAVPAGDNVIRLLPPLTVTDAEIGEALDRIRAGARGLADAIASAAAK from the coding sequence ATGAGCGGTTCGGCGCTTTACGAGACCTTTGCTCGCGCACCCCTGGCCTTCGACCGCGGGGAGGGGACCTGGCTGGTCACCGACAAGGGCGAGCGATATCTCGATTTCGCCGGCGGCATCGCCGTCAATTCACTCGGCCACAGCCATCCGCATCTGGTGTCGGCGCTGACCGAGCAGGCCGCGAAGCTGTGGCATGTTTCCAACCTCTATGAGATTCCGGAGCAGCGCCGGCTCGGCGAACGGCTCGTCGAGGCGACCTTTGCCGACAAGGTGTTCTTCACCAATTCCGGCGCCGAGGCGCTGGAATGTGCCATCAAGACGGCGCGGCGCTACCATTTCGTCAACGGCCATCCCGAGCGTTTCCGCATCATCACCTTCGAAGGCGCCTTCCACGGCCGCACGCTGGCGACGATCGCCGCCGGCGGACAGTATAAGTATCTGGAAGGCTTCGGCCCCAAGGTCGAAGGCTTCGACCAGGTCGGCTTCGACGACATCGATGCGGCGGAGAAGGCGATCACGCCGGAGACGGCCGCCATCCTGATCGAGCCGGTGCAGGGCGAGGGCGGCATCCGTCCGGTGCCGACGCAGTCACTGAAGCGGCTGCGGCAGCTTTGCGACCAGCACGGCCTGCTTCTGATCTTCGACGAGGTCCAGTGCGGCATCGGCCGCACCGGCAAGCTGTTTGCGCATGAATGGTCCGGCGTCACCCCGGATCTGATGGCGATCGCCAAGGGCATCGGCGCCGGCTTCCCGCTGGGCGCGTGCCTCGCCACCGACGAGGCAGCAGTCGGCATGACCGCCGGCGTGCACGGCACCACCTTCGGCGGCAATCCGCTGGCGATGGCGGTCGGCAACGCCGTGCTCGACGTGGTGCTGGAGGAGGGCTTCCTCGAGGACGTCCAGCGCAAGGCGCTGCTCCTGAAACAGGGACTGGCCGGCGTCGCCGATGAGTTTCCCGAGGTCATCGAAGGCATCCGCGGAACCGGCCTGATGCTCGGCCTGAAATGCGTCATGCCCAACACCAAGGTCAACATGGCGCTGCGCGACCAGCATCTGCTCGCGGTCCCGGCCGGCGACAACGTCATCCGCCTGCTGCCGCCGCTCACCGTCACCGACGCCGAGATCGGCGAGGCGCTCGACCGCATCCGCGCAGGTGCCCGGGGCCTGGCGGATGCCATCGCCTCGGCCGCCGCGAAGTAA
- a CDS encoding Hsp33 family molecular chaperone: MAAPRSFVMLETRQVTEHHPQLGEFGYAGDDHVVPFEVAPLDVRGRTVQLGPMLDAILARHDYPEPVARLLAEACVLTVLLGTSLKFEGKFILQTRTDGPVDMLVADFSTPHALRGYARFDADRLQALTAAGEVSQQTLLGNGVLALTIDQGVHTQRYQGIVQLDGSSLEEAARTYFRQSEQIPTDIRLSVAKLVTPGPGGAREQWRAGGLLAQFLPKAPERMRVPDISGGDGDPREAVHDPADNSWQELLALLGTIEPTELIDPTVGAERLLYRLFHEHGVRVFGGVPVADQCSCSREKIRGILAGFSADEIKDSTEDGGIHVACEFCSTQYDFDPTEFGAAQ, translated from the coding sequence ATGGCCGCGCCCCGGAGCTTTGTCATGTTGGAAACCCGTCAAGTGACTGAACATCACCCGCAACTCGGCGAATTCGGCTATGCCGGCGACGATCACGTCGTGCCCTTCGAGGTCGCCCCGCTCGACGTGCGCGGCCGCACCGTCCAGCTCGGGCCGATGCTCGACGCCATTCTTGCCCGCCACGATTATCCGGAGCCGGTCGCCCGCCTGCTGGCGGAAGCCTGCGTGCTGACGGTGCTGCTTGGCACTTCGCTGAAGTTCGAGGGCAAGTTCATCCTGCAGACCCGCACCGATGGGCCGGTCGACATGCTGGTGGCGGATTTCTCCACGCCGCATGCGCTGCGCGGCTATGCGCGCTTCGATGCCGACCGGCTGCAGGCGCTGACCGCCGCCGGCGAGGTCTCGCAGCAGACGCTGCTCGGCAACGGCGTGCTGGCGCTGACCATCGACCAGGGCGTCCACACGCAGCGCTATCAGGGTATCGTCCAGCTCGACGGCTCCTCGCTGGAGGAGGCCGCGCGCACCTATTTCCGCCAGTCGGAGCAGATTCCGACCGATATCAGGCTGTCGGTGGCCAAGCTGGTGACCCCCGGTCCCGGCGGCGCCCGCGAGCAGTGGCGCGCCGGCGGTCTTCTGGCGCAGTTCCTGCCGAAGGCGCCGGAACGCATGCGCGTGCCGGATATTTCCGGCGGCGACGGCGATCCGCGCGAGGCGGTGCATGATCCGGCGGACAATTCCTGGCAGGAGTTGCTGGCGCTGCTCGGCACCATCGAGCCAACCGAACTGATCGATCCGACGGTCGGCGCCGAGCGGCTGCTCTACCGGCTGTTCCACGAGCACGGCGTGCGTGTGTTCGGCGGCGTGCCGGTAGCCGACCAGTGCTCGTGCTCGCGCGAGAAGATCCGTGGCATCCTCGCGGGCTTCTCCGCCGACGAGATCAAGGACAGCACCGAGGATGGGGGCATCCACGTCGCCTGCGAGTTCTGCTCGACGCAGTATGACTTCGATCCGACGGAGTTCGGCGCCGCTCAGTAA
- a CDS encoding acyl-homoserine-lactone synthase, translated as MLFSLTTQELMERPDLWEAVHRLRYKIFVEEMGWTDLERPDGLEIDQFDHDEAVHQLVIRNGELAGYQRMLPTTRAHLLTEVLQDLYEGTPPSGPRVWELTRYAVAPGFRDGKRGVSTVGTELIAGFVEWGLKRNVNQVIIEFEPMWVLRALQLHFLATPLGYQRTYGNQQVVATLLTFTEHTLDVVRARRNHFAPVLARGYPDRLGLRQAS; from the coding sequence ATGCTATTTTCCCTAACAACCCAAGAATTAATGGAGCGTCCCGACCTTTGGGAAGCCGTCCACCGGTTGCGCTACAAGATCTTCGTCGAGGAGATGGGATGGACCGATCTCGAACGCCCCGACGGCCTCGAGATCGACCAGTTCGACCATGACGAGGCGGTGCACCAGCTCGTCATCCGCAACGGCGAGCTTGCCGGCTATCAGCGGATGTTGCCGACGACAAGGGCGCATCTCCTGACCGAGGTGCTGCAGGACCTCTATGAAGGCACGCCGCCCTCGGGGCCGCGCGTCTGGGAGCTGACGCGCTATGCCGTGGCGCCGGGCTTCCGCGATGGCAAGCGCGGGGTATCGACGGTCGGCACCGAGTTGATCGCCGGCTTCGTCGAATGGGGACTGAAACGCAACGTCAACCAGGTCATCATCGAGTTCGAGCCGATGTGGGTCCTGCGCGCACTGCAACTGCATTTCCTGGCGACGCCGCTCGGCTATCAGCGCACCTACGGCAATCAACAGGTCGTGGCCACGCTGCTCACGTTCACCGAACACACATTGGACGTGGTGCGCGCGCGCCGCAATCATTTCGCCCCTGTGCTGGCCAGGGGCTATCCCGACAGGCTCGGCCTGCGGCAGGCATCGTGA
- a CDS encoding enoyl-CoA hydratase-related protein, whose amino-acid sequence MSIHPQPELRGHTLVVTVSSHDGRPVLDRRAYASLARTFHEAAVNDDVRVVVLRGLAGCFCLGGDFSEFLDATKHQQLIAAVTDMFRTLATFPKPVLACVDGDAVGVGCTILFHCDMVIASSGSTFRVPFVDFGLVPDAATSILAPQKLGYAGAFRFFCLGDTLHAEDAKALGLVGEVVADGSAEEAALLRARQLGKKPVAALLQTRGLLKGDTNALCDRIDQEISLFQQALQDDTTLKRLQRIARLAA is encoded by the coding sequence ATGAGTATCCACCCGCAACCAGAATTACGCGGCCACACGCTGGTCGTCACGGTTTCCTCACATGATGGCCGGCCGGTGCTGGACAGGCGCGCCTATGCGAGCCTCGCCAGGACCTTCCATGAAGCCGCCGTCAACGATGACGTGCGCGTCGTCGTGCTGCGCGGCCTGGCAGGCTGTTTCTGCCTTGGCGGCGATTTCTCCGAGTTCCTCGACGCCACCAAGCATCAGCAGCTGATCGCCGCCGTCACCGACATGTTCCGCACGCTGGCGACGTTTCCGAAACCGGTGCTCGCCTGTGTCGACGGCGATGCCGTCGGAGTCGGCTGCACCATCCTGTTCCACTGCGACATGGTCATCGCCTCGAGCGGCAGCACGTTCAGGGTGCCGTTTGTCGATTTCGGCCTGGTGCCGGACGCGGCAACCAGCATCCTGGCGCCGCAGAAGCTCGGCTATGCCGGCGCCTTCCGCTTCTTCTGCCTGGGCGACACGCTCCATGCCGAGGACGCCAAGGCGCTCGGCCTGGTCGGCGAGGTCGTGGCGGACGGCAGCGCCGAGGAAGCGGCTCTTCTCAGGGCAAGGCAGCTGGGCAAGAAGCCGGTCGCCGCGCTCCTGCAGACGCGCGGCCTGCTCAAGGGCGACACAAACGCGCTCTGCGACCGCATCGACCAGGAGATATCGCTATTCCAGCAGGCGCTGCAGGACGACACCACCCTGAAGCGGCTGCAGCGCATCGCGCGGCTGGCGGCATAA